The genomic stretch CAAGTGTTAGTGAATTCAAAAGGTAGTTCTGTAGGATTGTAGGAATTGATTCAACAATACGTCTAGTCTCTACCATGAAATTGCTTCCATATCTTAACCTGTGATGCTCCCCATGAGGCGCTGTGATCAATGGCTGAGATGAGACAGAGCCCGATCGCTCTCTCATAGGTGATTTCACTGACATCCGGGCTCCGCTCCTAGAATTCGGGCGGATCGATCCATCGATGGGCTGAAGGGACTAAAGGCCACCATCAGCTTGGTTTTGGTATGGGGTAGACATTTATGTGATGATGGCGAGAGGAACTGGAACCTCTACCCCAGAGTCCTGACGTCTAAGAATACATCCCATGGGCAGACTGGAGTGGCAGTGATGGCGCGATCGCTTATTCAGACGCGGCACAATTTAATGAATCCTAGTCCTAGATGGAGAGGGTGGTCTTGGGCGGGGATAGCCCTCGCGGGGCTTCTGGCGATCGCGCCTCCAGCCCTAGCGCAACAACCACCTTTTTTGCTGGATCCAATCACCGACCAGGATGAAGAGCCCTTAGTGGATGAAGCGGTGGTTGAGGGCGATCGCTCTCTCACATCGGAAGAGGCCCTGGAGCTAGAGGCGGTTCTGGATGACCTGCGCCAAGAAGGTCTGGTCTTGGATCAACAGGGGCAACGGGATGCCGCCTATGAGATTTGGGTGCGGGAGCTACGGCTGCGGCAGTTTCTCGGCTATCGAGCTGAAATTGAAGCCCTCAACTGGCTCGGTCAACGAGCCTTCCAAGACAACCGGACGGAGGAACTGCGGGCGGTAGGTGATCGCTTAGCGCTGATTGAAGCGATGGCGCTCCAGGAGCTGGGCGTAGATTTAGATCTCTGGATCACCCTTGCTCAAACCTACGAAACGGTACGCAAGAAAGACGAAGCGATCGCGGCCTATGTACGCGTGCTCGACTATAGCCGCGAACAGCGGGATGCGGCGCTGGAACAAAGTACGTTGCAAACCCTGGGGCAGCTCTACCTCAACTGGTTTGACTATGGTGATGCCGCTGCGACCTATCAAGAATTGGCGCAGATCCTGCAACGCCAAGGCGATCGCGCTCAAGAAGCCCAGGCCCTAGAAAATCTGGCCTATGCCTACGAGCAGGATCAGCAATACCTGCAAGCGATCGCCACCCAAGAGCGCTTGATTGAACTCTATACCGCCGATGTGCTGGAACGCACTCCCCCCGAGCAGATCGATCAAGTGCAGGTGATGCCCGTACCGCGATTGAAGATTGCGATCGCCAATAACTATCAAGCTCTAGGGCGCTACGACCGCGCCGCGATCAACTACCAAGCTGCCCTCACCGCCGCCCAGCTCAGCCAGCAGTTTGGCTATGCCAGCGATGCCCTACGACAGTTGGCCGAACTTTACAAAACCATTGAGCGCTTTGATGATGCTGTGGTGGCCTACCGTCGCTTAGTGGACGTGGAGCAACAGTCCTACAGCGTCTATGGCATGATGCGGGCCTACGACGAAATCGGTCGCATCCACCGCGATCGCGACCAGATTCCCCAATCCTTAGCCGCCTTTGAGCAAGCGCTGCGCTTGGCCCAGCAGTTGGGATTCCGAGAGGCCTATTTTGAACGGCAGCTATTGTTAGTTCGTCCGCCCCTGCGTCCTGTGCGGGTACCCGAGGTAGCTCCAGAGGTGCTAGAGGTGCTCGGCGGTTCAGACGCAGAGGATCCAGAGATGCCTTAGCCTGTGAAGGCCATTTGGCCAATATCTTCCGGAGCTAGGTGGTCATGCACAACTTCACCATCCCGGAACCACACCACCCGCCGCGTCAGCCGGGCCACCTCGGCCTCGTGGGTCACCATGACCACGGTGATGCCGCTGGTGTTGAGTTCGGCGAAAATCTCCATCACATCTTGGGTGGTGTGGGAATCTAGCGCACCGGTGGGTTCATCCGCTAATAACAATACCGGTTGATTGACAATGGCGCGGGCGATCGCCACCCGCTGCTGCTGTCCTCCCGAAAGCTGAGCTGGCTTATTGGATAGGCGATTGTCCAAACCCACCCGCGTTAGAGCCGTCGTGGCGCGATCGCGGCGTTCTACAAAGGGCACGCCCGCATAGACCATGGGCAGCATGACGTTTTCCAACGCTGTCAACTGGGGCAGGAGATGAAACTGCTGAAAGACAAAGCCGAGCTTTTGGTTGCGAATGTGGGCCAGGGCGCGATCGTCCAAGAGGGACACATCCACCCCATCCAGACAGTAGCGACCCGCCGTGGGGCGATCGAGACAGCCAATCACGTTCATGGCCGTGGATTTTCCCGACCCCGACGGCCCCATAATGGCGCAATATTCACCGGATTGGACGGTGAGCGATACATCGGATAGGGCGCGCACTTCGGTGTTGCCCGTGCCGTAGATTTTGGAAATATGGTCAAACTGAATGATGGGTTCGGTCATGGGAGGCTCCACCAGAAGCGATCGCGAGATAGGGGACTAGGCATATGAGAAGGCATATGAGACTAGGCACTACGCAGGGCCACAATGGGATCGAGCTGGGCAGCCTGCCGCGCAGGAACCACCCCAAAGAAAAGGCCAATGCTTCCCGACACCGCCACTGAAATCACGATGGCACTCACAGATATACCCGGCTGAAACGGCGTCACGGCACCCAAGAGCGCTGCTCCACCCACCCCAATACCAGTGCCAATGATGCCACCGGCTGCTGAGAGAATCACGGCTTCAATCATGAACTGCACCAAAATATCGTTCCCCGAAGCACCGATCGCCTTCCGTAGACCAATTTCCTGGGTACGTTCCCGCACCGATACCAGCATGATGTTCATGATGCCGATGCCGCCCACGAGGAGGGAAATGCCAGCGATCGCCGCTAGCAGAGCGGTCAGTGCGCCGGTGATCGTGCCCGTCAACTCCAGCAGGTCTTTTTGGCTACGCACCACAAAATCATCCGCGCCGGTAATTTTATGGCGCAGGCGCAGCAGGTTGGCAATTTGGAACTCGGCCGCCCCCATGTTGTCCTGCTGATCCACCGCCGCCACAATATAGGTGAGTTCGACCCCAAAGGGCGAAGTCTGCCCCACCAATCGCCGGGATAGTGTCAGCAAGGGTACCAACACCGCTTCGTCATAGTTCAAACCGCCTAGCCCTGCCCCCTTCTCTTCTAAAACGCCAATCACCTGAAAGCTGACGTTTTTCACGCGAATTTGCTGCCCCACAGGTTCAGCTCCCTGAAAGAGGCGATCGGCTAACTCATAGCCCAGCACCGCCACTTGGGTGCTGCGCTGCATATCTAGGTCGGTGAAAAAGCGTCCCCGGCCTACGATGAAGTTGCGCACAAGGGGAAAGCCCGGCGTGGTACCCACAATGGTGGCATTGGTCGATCGATTGCGGTAGACCACCGGGCCGCTGTCGTTAAACTCTGGCGCAACCCCCACCACCGAGGGTACCTGCTCAGCGATCGCCTCTGCGTCGGACAGCACTAAGGTCTTGGGGAGATTAAACGTCGCTCGCTGAGTTTCTTGATTGCCTGGCACCACAAACAGCACGTTGGGGCCCAGACCCTCAATTTCATCCGACACAAACTTTTGCGCCCCTTCGCCAATCCCCACCATGGCAATCACGGAGGCATTGCCGATGATGATGCCTAGCATGGTGAGGGTACTGCGCAGCTTGTTAGCTGTGAGCGTTTTGACCGCCATTCCCAAGCTTTCACGCACGTCCATGGATTCTAATCCTCCTCACTGACATCACCAAAGTTGAGATTTTCTAACTGCTGTCCTGGAGGCAGATCGACAAACACGCGATCGCCACTCTCTAGACCGCTGAGAATTTGCGTCTGGTTGCCCACCGCAGGGCCAAGGGTCACTCGGCGGAAGCGAATACGGTTTTGGTCATCCGGCACCAGCACCCCCGTATCACCCTGCTGGGTAACAATGGCCACAGTCGGCACCACGAGTGCCCGGTCTACCGTCTCGCCAATAAACTCCACATCCACATTCATCTGCGATCGCAGCCGATCTTGCCCTTCTAGCAGCTCAATGCGTACTTGAAACGAGGTGACGTTTTGCTCAATCACCGCCTCGGGAGCCACTAATCGCACCCGCCCCTCAAACACCTCCTCGGGAAAGGCATCGGCCATCACCTCCACCCGCTGCCCTAGCTGGATCTGGGCAATATCAACCTCCGGCACCTCGGCTAGAATTTCTAAGCCTTCAGCGATCGCCACAATTGCAGATGAGGTGGCCGATGAGGCGGTCGATGCCGACGTGGTGGGGGCCACAAATGCCCCTTCCGACGCATAGCGCTGGGTAATGATGCCATCAAACGGAGCCCGAATGAAGGTATCCTCATAGCGGACGATCGCCCCCTGGAGATTGGCCTCCGCCTCCGCCACCTGGGCCTGAGCCGCATCAATACTTTCAACCCGGCTACCGCTTTGCTGCTGACGCAAATTTTCCTGAGCTTCCCGCAAACTAGCCTGCTGGCGTTCTAGGGTAGCGCGGGCAGCATTCACCGTGTTGGTCGCTTCATCCAAGCCATCTTGGGCGATCGCTCCCTGATCGTAGAGAAATTGCTGGCGCTCCACCCGCTCGGTCGCCAAGACCACCTGCGACTCTGCTTCGACCACCAAGGCTTGGGCCTGCTCCACCCGGGCCTGGGCCTGGGCAATCTCCTCCGGTCGGTTACCGGTCTCCAACTCCTGCAGGCGCGACTGGGCCTGGGCGACCTGGGCCTCAGCCTGGGCCACGTTGGCCGCCGCCGTATCATTTTTCATCAAAGCGATCACCTGCCCACGGGTGACGCGATCGCCCTGTTCAACGTAGAGCTCCTCCAAAATATCGGAGGTCGCAGGGCTAATAT from Candidatus Obscuribacterales bacterium encodes the following:
- a CDS encoding ABC transporter ATP-binding protein; protein product: MTEPIIQFDHISKIYGTGNTEVRALSDVSLTVQSGEYCAIMGPSGSGKSTAMNVIGCLDRPTAGRYCLDGVDVSLLDDRALAHIRNQKLGFVFQQFHLLPQLTALENVMLPMVYAGVPFVERRDRATTALTRVGLDNRLSNKPAQLSGGQQQRVAIARAIVNQPVLLLADEPTGALDSHTTQDVMEIFAELNTSGITVVMVTHEAEVARLTRRVVWFRDGEVVHDHLAPEDIGQMAFTG
- a CDS encoding ABC transporter permease, translating into MDVRESLGMAVKTLTANKLRSTLTMLGIIIGNASVIAMVGIGEGAQKFVSDEIEGLGPNVLFVVPGNQETQRATFNLPKTLVLSDAEAIAEQVPSVVGVAPEFNDSGPVVYRNRSTNATIVGTTPGFPLVRNFIVGRGRFFTDLDMQRSTQVAVLGYELADRLFQGAEPVGQQIRVKNVSFQVIGVLEEKGAGLGGLNYDEAVLVPLLTLSRRLVGQTSPFGVELTYIVAAVDQQDNMGAAEFQIANLLRLRHKITGADDFVVRSQKDLLELTGTITGALTALLAAIAGISLLVGGIGIMNIMLVSVRERTQEIGLRKAIGASGNDILVQFMIEAVILSAAGGIIGTGIGVGGAALLGAVTPFQPGISVSAIVISVAVSGSIGLFFGVVPARQAAQLDPIVALRSA
- a CDS encoding efflux RND transporter periplasmic adaptor subunit, translated to MQRPFPGKARGSMPWVIGLAAVGLLGVGAVVLVTTRQSSPSAEQLNALTVPVETSSVALRIRASGTVQPFRTVNISPATSDILEELYVEQGDRVTRGQVIALMKNDTAAANVAQAEAQVAQAQSRLQELETGNRPEEIAQAQARVEQAQALVVEAESQVVLATERVERQQFLYDQGAIAQDGLDEATNTVNAARATLERQQASLREAQENLRQQQSGSRVESIDAAQAQVAEAEANLQGAIVRYEDTFIRAPFDGIITQRYASEGAFVAPTTSASTASSATSSAIVAIAEGLEILAEVPEVDIAQIQLGQRVEVMADAFPEEVFEGRVRLVAPEAVIEQNVTSFQVRIELLEGQDRLRSQMNVDVEFIGETVDRALVVPTVAIVTQQGDTGVLVPDDQNRIRFRRVTLGPAVGNQTQILSGLESGDRVFVDLPPGQQLENLNFGDVSEED